One region of Hemiscyllium ocellatum isolate sHemOce1 chromosome 32, sHemOce1.pat.X.cur, whole genome shotgun sequence genomic DNA includes:
- the cntd1 gene encoding cyclin N-terminal domain-containing protein 1 encodes MSQPSLPFRWLHVENVVHETNKAKVRLMVWGFEEKLGDPDVRMDSLLEKKLTFKICLVFKNILLTQLVQLMSPNHKLLGSAKSNDQRLRHEGAARAQKPATKTLRRRIPGTGVWDGAGGGTTRRRSRGMPAGRRRSTVVSTSAPTQKHLSIPGLVTTQSRCVPWDLQRLRNHWHLTRGRPKGCVAMNKVVVVNTEESQSCSKNTPELSFSAVTPEMLEEFLVDVAKENENNLLNLSQHAGCFKKTTLIEFVFLLCEQLGLHQVTGYQAVELLERFMIRYIEKLYSSTCTGSDKSTEKLGWEQLQDIIQEHFVLRIMSCVQIASKMSFHYQIVNISMALKVLQSLGCSYKKEDFLESELLVLETLNFQVNVPSPFTHTEILLEVMGYNDPSVPVKYLHCISLKVLKFVYLMRNTIYENLLKIAIENSTPSELQRAKFLTVKEDCMLLAVGVIGTSAFILNYTPWFKVVQQLASISGVTEESISEFSQIILNNIFPGVLSVIKSDIHARNDKNSTLFQYHCVIPSPIFHQLFCDFAMRLPLKATLDYCQFIQN; translated from the exons ATGAGTCAGCCATCCTTACCATTCAGATGGCTACATGTAGAAAATGTGGTCCACGAGACAAATAAAGCTAAAGTCAGACTAATGGTTTGGGGATTTGAAGAGAAACTTGGTGATCCAGATGTTAGAATGGATTCCCTACTGGAAAAAAAGTTAACTTTTAAGATCTGCTTAGTGTTTAAAAATATACTCCTGACTCAGTTGGTCCAACTCATGTCTCCGAATCACAAGCTTCTGGGTTCAG CCAAATCAAACGACCAACGGCTCCGGCACGAGGGTGCAGCTCGAGCTCAGAAGCCGGCGACCAAGACACTGCGCAGGCGTATTCCCGGCACAGGTGTTTGGGACGGAGCGGGAGGAGGCACAACGCGCAGGCGGAGTCGGGGTATGCCGGCTGGGCGCAGGCGTAGTACAGTTGTTTccacctccgcccccacccagAAGCAC CTTAGCATTCCAGGTCTTGTGACAACCCAAAGTCGATGCGTTCCTTGGGACCTGCAACGTTTGCGCAATCACTGGCACTTAACCCGAGGAAGGCCGAAAGGTTGTGTTGCCATGAATAAAGTGGTGGTTGTAAACACAGAGGAAAGCCAGAGCTGCAGCAAAAATACTCCAGAGCTGTCCTTCAGCGCTGTAACCCCCGAGATGTTGGAAGAGTTTCTGGTTGATGTGGCCAAGGAGAATGAAAATAACCTGCTGAACCTCTCTCAGCACGCAGGCTGTTTCAAAAAAACAACCTTAATTG AATTTGTTTTCCTTCTTTGTGAACAACTGGGACTTCATCAGGTTACAGGTTATCAAGCTGTGGAGCTATTGGAAAG GTTTATGATTCGATACATTGAAAAACTATATTCATCTACTTGCACAGGATCTGACAAAAGTACAGAAAAACTTGGTTGGGAACAATTGCAGGATATAATCCAAGAGCATTTTGTGCTACGGATCATGTCATGTGTTCAAATAGCAAGCAAAATGTCATTTCATTACCAG ATTGTCAACATTAGTATGGCCCTGAAGGTTCTCCAGTCACTTGGTTGCTCATATAAGAAAGAAGACTTTCTGGAATCAGAATTGCTTGTCCTTGAAACTTTGAATTTTCAAGTCAATGTCCCTTCCCCTTTCACTCACACTGAAATACTATTAGAAGTCATGG ggTACAATGATCCATCGGTTCCCGTTAAGTATCTACACTGTATTTCCCTAAAGGTGCTAAAATTTGTTTATCTCATGAGAAACACCATTTACGAAAACTTACTCAAAATTGCTATTGAAAATTCTACACCTAGTGAACTCCAAAG AGCAAAATTTTTGACGGTAAAGGAAGATTGCATGCTTCTAGCTGTTGGGGTCATTGGAACAAGTGCATTCATACTGAACTACACACCATGGTTCAAG GTTGTGCAGCAGCTGGCTTCAATTAGTGGTGTAACAGAAGAGAGCATCTCTGAGTTTTCTCAAATAATATTAAACAACATTTTTCCTGGA GTACTGAGTGTCATCAAGTCAGATATACATGCTAGAAATGATAAAAACAGCACTTTGTTTCAGTACCACTGTGTCATTCCTTCCCCCATTTTTCACCAGCTATTCTGTGACTTTGCCATGAGATTGCCACTAAAAGCAACTTTGGATTACTGCCAGTTCATTCAGAATTAG
- the LOC132830890 gene encoding cytochrome c oxidase assembly factor 3 homolog, mitochondrial, whose protein sequence is MAEMNSQGGSQFAKRVDPKRDNLTKEQIEFMQKAELAQWHKNMQKRRGRNVITGLAIGAIVLGIYGYTFYSVSQERFLDDLEEEAKVVQARSNSKTSVN, encoded by the exons ATGGCGGAAATGAATTCGCAAGGTGGCTCGCAGTTTGCGAAACGAGTCGACCCGAAAAGGGACAATTTGACCAAGGAACAGATTGAGTTCATGCAGAAAGCGGAGCTGGCTCAGTGGCATAAAAACATGCAGAAAAGGCGCGGAAGGAATGTCATCACGGGTTTAGCTATCGGCGCTATCGTGTTGGGCATTT ATGGATACACATTTTATTCAGTATCGCAAGAACGTTTTTTGGATGATTTGGAAGAAGAAGCAAAAGTTGTTCAAGCAAGAAGTAATTCTAAGACTTCAGTGAACTGA